In Gammaproteobacteria bacterium, the sequence GGGAGAGGGAGACGCACGGATAAGCTGCTGGAGAAGATCTTTGGGAAGTCAGGTGACGAGATACTAGAGGCCATCTCAGAAGTGCCAATATCGGCACTTCTTCCCTCATCCCCGTCCCTTCTCCCGGTGGGAGAAGGGAGTAAAACCCCTCTCCCCCCGGGAGAGGGGCTGGGGTGAGGGACTTATGAGAGGGAGATGAGCTCTAGGAAAGTTTACCGCTAAACGAGAGAACCGGCGCAAAGCGCCGGCCGCGATCGACGTACCGCCGACTCGCTAACGCATTTGCACTGATAATATAAAAATGAATAACGGGAGGAAGCGTGCCACCTAAACCGACCACCGCCGGTCATGCCGATCGTAGTTACGTCTTCGGCGTTACGCTCGTGCTCATATCCATCGGCTTCTGGAGTACCGCCGGCCTATTCGCGCGCCTCATCAAGACCGACGTTTGGACCATGTTATTTTGGCGCTGCTTGTTCGGCGGTCTATCGATTGTGCTGTGGCTGGCGATCGACGCGGCGCGCAACAAAAAGCGCTTGATCGTTCCGCTCGGTGCACCGGGCTTTGCACTGGCATTCATCACCGCCGGCAGCATCATCGTCTTCATCAATTCCTTCATGCATGCCAGCGTCGCCGAGGTTTCCGTGATCTATGCGACGCTGCCGTTGGTGGCCGCCGCCATTGCCTGGCTATGGCTGCGCGAAAAGCCGACGGCCGGCACTGTCGCCGCCAGTGCCGCTAGTCTCGTCGGTATCGGTATCATGATGCAGGGATCGGCACTAACCGGCTCGTTGCTCGGTGATGTCTTGGCATTCGTAATGACGATCTGCATGGCATTCATCACGGTGATCTCGCGCCGGTATCCGGCGACGCCGGTGGTGCATGCGATGGCGCTGGCCGGATTCATCGCCGCCGCGGTGACACTACCGTTGGCCGTTGACCCATGGTCGCTTGATGCTGAAACGCTCGGATTACTGATCGCCTTTGGCATCCTCAATGTCGGCGGCGGCTTCGCTATTTATAGCTACGGTGCTCGGCTGATCCCGTCGTCGCACGCGGCGTTGTTAAGCCTGCTCGATGCGCCGCTCGCACCGATCTGGGTGTACGTATTCGTCGACGAGGTGCCTACCCAGGCCACTATTATCGGCGGCTCGATTATTCTGCTGACGGTGGTCTGGCATCAACTGGCGTTGCTGCGTCAATCGCGCAAGCGGCGCGACATCACCATCGGCCTACCGTAGCGCTATCCGAGTTACTAAAAACAAAAAGCCCGGCAGCACGCCGGGCTTTTTGCGCCGATGGAGTATCGTTTACCGACCGACGATATCACCGTCATCGCGACTGATGGCGATCGTCGCCGACCGCGGCCGCGCCAAGCTACCTTCCGGCCAGTGGCTACCGAAGGCACTGGTGGCGAAATCGGGCTTGGTATCTTCGCCCGGGTGCTGAATGTTAATGAACAAGGTCTTACCGTCCGGGGTCTCGGCGATACCGGTGATCTCGCATTCCTTCGGGCCAACCAGAAAACGCCGCAACTTCTCGTCGCCAAGCAGCTTGCCGACGTAGGTGTCGACGGTCGTGGTCACCGCACCATCGACGTTGGTCACGGTGCGCGCCGCACCGTCACCCACTTCGCCCGGGATCGCCGCCAACAACATGCAGTTCGTAACGTCGGTATACGCACTGTCGTCGGTTTCGATCCATAACAAACCCGGTGTGGCGTTGCTGAATCGCAGGCCATCGGGGCTGGAGAAATCGTTGGCGTCCGTGAGGCCGGACAAATTGACGTTGGCATCGGCGGTGGCGCGCGCGCCGAACAGGAACACATCCCACTTGAACGAGGTCGCATCGACGTCGCCACCGTTTTCGGCGAAACGAATGATGTGACCATTGGGATTGCCTTTCTGATCCTGGCTGGTGGTCTTTTTGTCGTTGTAGAAGCGCGGGTTGGCCGCATCGACCTTAGCGAGCGGACGGCTGGCGGCGTTGTTGTTGGTCAAGGTGAAATATACCTCGCCATTATTCGGATTGACCGCGCCCCACTCCGGACGATCCATCTTGGTAGCGCCGGCGGCATCGGCGGCGAGACGGGCGTTGACGAGCACATCCGCTTGATCGGCGAACGGGTACGCCGGCTGGGTCGCCGTAATACCGTTGGCGCCGAAGCGCAACTCTACCCATTCGCCATTACCGTCGGCGTTGAACTTGGCGACATACAACTTGCCGTCGTTCAAATATTTGTCGCCCGCAGCCCGGCCGTCGTTGGCATCAGCCGGGTTCCATGGCTGATGCGAGACATACTTATAGATGTACTCGTTACGTGAATCGCAACCCATGTACCACACCAACGGCTTACCGGTTTTCACCGGGCCAAGCCAGGCACCTTCATGCGCGAACCGGCCGAGCGCCGTACGCTTCTTCGGCGTCGAGGTCGGGTCGAACGGATCGATCTCGACCACCCAACCGAAGGTGTTGGCGACATTGCGATAGTCGTCGCTACCGTCGCTGGAGCTGCCAAGCTTCATCGCGTTCCAACGGCCATACAGATTGTCCGCCGTATCCGGCGTGACCGTGGCCCACAACTCACGGCCGGTGCCGGCGATGGCGTCACGGGCGAACGACGTCAGCTCCTTGGCGGTACGATTCGGGTTATCGGTCGCAACGATACGGCGGAAGTAGCCCGCCCAGTTTTCCTCGCAGGTCAGATACGTGCCCCACGGTGTATAACCGTTGGCGCAGTTATTAACCGTACCGCGCGTCTTGGCGCCGTCGGGCGAATACTTCGTGATCATGTACGGCATCTTTGCCGCCGGGCCGGACAGCTCGATGTCGCTCAAGGTGTGAATACGGCGGTTGAACCGGGAGTCTTGCTGATAGCTCCACTTCTTGTGCTGCTTAACCGCC encodes:
- a CDS encoding PhoX family phosphatase — protein: MSDHNDDISTNTSNNPSFDSVLQQRLSRRGLLRGTAGAAALAIFGSVGAACASAGTQHGEARGHRLQLGFDAVPKSKADVVTLPSGYHYDVLYRLGDPIAAGVAAYLNNGADEPASFAQRGGDHHDGMQYFGLGPNGKHHKNGSDRGLLCINHEAITPAYLHPTGPTIVADARTDAGEVLREFYAHGISVIEAVKQHKKWSYQQDSRFNRRIHTLSDIELSGPAAKMPYMITKYSPDGAKTRGTVNNCANGYTPWGTYLTCEENWAGYFRRIVATDNPNRTAKELTSFARDAIAGTGRELWATVTPDTADNLYGRWNAMKLGSSSDGSDDYRNVANTFGWVVEIDPFDPTSTPKKRTALGRFAHEGAWLGPVKTGKPLVWYMGCDSRNEYIYKYVSHQPWNPADANDGRAAGDKYLNDGKLYVAKFNADGNGEWVELRFGANGITATQPAYPFADQADVLVNARLAADAAGATKMDRPEWGAVNPNNGEVYFTLTNNNAASRPLAKVDAANPRFYNDKKTTSQDQKGNPNGHIIRFAENGGDVDATSFKWDVFLFGARATADANVNLSGLTDANDFSSPDGLRFSNATPGLLWIETDDSAYTDVTNCMLLAAIPGEVGDGAARTVTNVDGAVTTTVDTYVGKLLGDEKLRRFLVGPKECEITGIAETPDGKTLFINIQHPGEDTKPDFATSAFGSHWPEGSLARPRSATIAISRDDGDIVGR
- a CDS encoding DMT family transporter, coding for MPPKPTTAGHADRSYVFGVTLVLISIGFWSTAGLFARLIKTDVWTMLFWRCLFGGLSIVLWLAIDAARNKKRLIVPLGAPGFALAFITAGSIIVFINSFMHASVAEVSVIYATLPLVAAAIAWLWLREKPTAGTVAASAASLVGIGIMMQGSALTGSLLGDVLAFVMTICMAFITVISRRYPATPVVHAMALAGFIAAAVTLPLAVDPWSLDAETLGLLIAFGILNVGGGFAIYSYGARLIPSSHAALLSLLDAPLAPIWVYVFVDEVPTQATIIGGSIILLTVVWHQLALLRQSRKRRDITIGLP